GTTGGCTGCCATAATGCCGAACAGCACGGCCAGCTTTTCCCTTTTATCTCCCTTTACTCGTATTTTAACCAGTCCATAGTGGTTTTTATGGTTGCCGAAAGCCCCTTCCATTGCCGTTGCCCTTTGTTTGGAGACTTCAGCACTCAGAATCTTTTCGGCTTTGTTGTGCGGTTTGGGGCCTTTTTTGGGGAAGCCGGTGAATATGTCTTTGAGGTACAATACTTTCTGTTGGCATTGGTGGCATAAATCCGGTCGGCACCCAGCTGGGAAGTCTGTCCGAAAATCCGGGTATGTTTTAACCGTGGATATTTTCAACCGGGTACATTCATTGAAGTTGTTGAAGTCCAGTTTATCGATAAATGATAGCCCGCCTGTCTGAAGGATATGGGCTTTCATACCGAACTCCACAGGTTTGTTTTTCCTTTCCCCGGACGATCGGCCGGAGATAAGGTTTATGGAGGGAAACGATGCGGTCCTTAAGTTCGGAGGGAGGATTTTCCAACAAAAACTGCTGCTGGACCAAGACTTTTTTGATGGTCTTCAGACAGGCAAAGTCATTTGGTTTAAGCCCCGCCCCTTGATAAAAGTCTAGGATCTCTTGTAACTGGCCAAGTCCTTTTTCCAACAGGAAGACCAGGGATTTTTTCCTTTTGAGGTTTCCTTAAAGGATTTGCGTCTTTTACGGAAGTAGCCAAGCTGTTTGGCCTTCTGCTCCCTGTATTTTGACCGGGCCTTTTTATGCCCAATTGTTTACATTTTTTGAACAGTTGCTTTTCAAACACCCACTGGCAGCATTCCCAGAGTAGTTTGGGTCGGTGGGGAAACGGACATAACTTTCATAACAGGTGGCATCCATTAATAAGACGTGGCTGTTGTCCACATCCTGTTTCCAGTGATCCATTAGTACCTCTTGGATCTGTTCCCAGTGGCAATGTTCCTCGATGTAGGCCCTGATCCGTGTCATAATGGTAAGGTCCCGGATCTGTTGGTCTGCTGCCAATACTTTCCCGCAGAAATACTGAAGGCTCCAGTCGGTATTGAAACGCTCTATCAATTGGCGGTCTGAGGTATTCAGGTAGGCTTTCAAAAACATCAGGGCAAACATGCCCTTGGCACCGAACCACCTTGGGCACCAGGCCCCTGCAGCTTTTCAGGAACAAGGCTCGAAAGCTTTTCCCATGGCAGGCTGTCATGGATCTGGCCAAGCAAGGAATTCTTGAAAAAGTGATACTTTGGAGAGTATCCGTCAAAGTCTTTGAAAATAGGGAGCTGTATGGTATCTTTCATAGTATTTTTGTCTGCAAACAAAAAATACGAAAAAGAAAACCCCGGAAAAAGCCCTTTTGGACGATTTTCGGGGTTTTTGAGTTATTTTTTCGCAACCCTGTTTATTAGAGTCAGTGATTTTAGCTAATTAACAAGAAGCCCTATAGAAAGGTGGTTTGTGCGGACACAAACCACCTTTTTTTACTTATTCCAAAGTCAAAATACAGCCGGAATATTTTTCATTTCCATTGAATATTTCACCTTGGAATATGCAGCCTTCCTTCCTGTAAATAAGATATTCGATTCCATTTTGGTCACCGTAATCTATAAGAAAAGAGTATTATGGAATACCTAATCCATGGATTCAGGATTGTATTCCAAATCGTAATCGATCATGGTGGAATCCTCCTCAAGCATGGATGGAACCTCATCCCTTCCAATAACTTCTCTGCGTTCCAGCTCAATTATTACGTCCATTTGCTGGGAAAAGGAGGCATCCTCCTCTCGAAGCCTGTTAAATTCTTCAAGGAGTTCTTCATCACTAAAAGATTCATACCTTTTGATTCTTTCCTCCTTGATTTTTTGTTTTTTCTCTGCATCAAAGCTTCTTCTCTTTTTCTAATCGGCTTTCACCGATTTAATGAATTTGGTACCTTTTTCAGAGCCATAAAAGGCGCATCTTCACCAGGATTTCCTCCTGTGTCCCATCAATATGAACCACGGTAAGGGTGTCAAATTTTTCCATGGAATATTCATCCCCGGATTCTTTGTCCAAGACTTTTTCCTCTTGATATTCAAACTGATCCTCATTTGATGACGAGCATGCCACCAAATGATAAGAGATATAATTATTAATATGTTCCTAGTATTCATAATCATAAGGTTTTGGTTACTGATTTAATTAAATGGATTCAGTATATTTTCTTATCTGGTTGTCGATCCACATTTGGAATACCTCCTTAGCTCCATTTTGTTTAAAATGGATCATGGGTATTTTCCTGTTTTCAGGGGCAATCGGGAGTTCCTGATAAATAAAATCATCATCAACCCAGCATTGGCGGCATCCTTTCTGGTATTGGCAAAAATACGCGCTTAGGTCTTGCCCAATAAATGGCTCCCAGGCACATAGGGCAAGGTTCACAGGAGGAATAAACCTCACAGTCTTCAAGCTGAAAATGTCCAAGTGATTTGCAGGCATCCCGGATGGCCATGATCTCCGCATGAGCAGTTGGGTCATTGGTACTTAGGACACTATTGTTTCCTTTTCCAATGACGACCCCCTCTTTTACAACAATACAGCCAAACGGGCCTCCCTTTCCGGAACTCATTCCTTCTTTTGCCAGGGAAATTGCCATTTCCATAAAGGTTCGTTGCTGTTCAGTCATTTGCTTATAATCGGTTTGTTTCCATAATATTAAAAGCCTTTCAAAAGCAATTCAAAACCTCAGGCTTCCTTTATGAAAATAACCATATGATTGGTAAAATGAAAAAATAAAAGAGATAAATATCCGCAGAATTAAAGATTTTAGGAGCTAAAGGAATTAAATCGCCTTTTTTCTGAAAATTCAAAGCAAATGGATAAGTTGTTAGTTTTGCAAGTCTATGTTAAAATTTAAAGTCCTTGGAAAAAAGCATTTATAGGCATTGCAAGCTTGATAGTATAATTCTCCTGGGATTTTAAAAGTCCCCTTTTGGCTTTTTTTACCAAAATTTCACAGTGAATTGATTAGAAAATACTTGCAAAGGCTGATCTTCTCCAATCATTTTGAAAGTTTTTGGGGCAGAAAACTGAGCAGAGTCAATTTGAAAAGATGCTGGCCATTCTATGGTAATCCGGGTTGGAATAAAATTGGGGTCATTCACTTCATCTGCCTGAATGTGCATTCCATTTTGAATGGCAAAAACCAACTCTAGCTGTTGATTATTTTCTTTAAGGTAATTTGCTCATTAATCAGTTTTACCCAGTGTTTTTCTTGTCCATTTGCTGGAAGGGTGATCCCAATCAGTAGGAGTATCCCAATACTAATTTTCAGACAATAGCTCATCAAGTTTAGCTTTAAGCCCCAAAAGTTTTGCGTCAAAATTCTTAGAATCCAGCAAGGACATATATTGGATATTTCCCTCCAGATCAACTAATATATTGGAGGCAAGCATTACTTCATCCCCGGGCCAAGTCGGGCAATACGTCCTCAGGGGCAAAACTTGCCGCCCAGTCCCATCTTCATCCAATATTACCGGGAAGCTAAATTGAAACGGTCTTGCAGTTTTTCTTTTTACCAGGGAAGCAGGTTCTTTCACATCGATAATGAGGACTTTGACATTTTTATTTCTGTAATTCTGGGCTAGCTCTTCAAGATAGGGAGCTTCGGCATTGCAAAACGGACACCAGGTAGTAGCAATATGGATGACCAAATAGCCGCCTTTGAAATCTTCAGAGGAAATAGTATTGCCTTCCAGATCCACTAATGTGAAATCCGGAAGTTCCATTCCCTTGGAGTCCATTGATTCGGTCTGGCCTTGTGCCCATAAAGGCAGACTAATCAAATAAAGGACTAATATGGATATTTTATAATTCATTGATGTATAGCGTTTTATGTCTGTAAATATAATCAATATTTAAATGATTTTTCTGGATTTCAATGATCTTCAAACCGGAAAAACCTGTTGAAATAATGAATAGAGAAATTTATTAGGAGATCAAGTTAAATTTCTTTTTGAACCGATATAATGATAATAATATTTTATTCTATAAACATTGAAATACAGTTATTTAAACTTTGTTTTATTTGATTAGGGGGGTAAAAGAATTAAATTTTGATAATACTTAAAAACCTGCTGGTATTAAAAAATTCGTATCCATATTTTCATTTAAAATTAACCCAAAACAACCATGAAAGGCTTAGTTATTTTCCTAACAGCTTCAATTTCGCTGTTTATTTTGGCTTGTTCTGAGATTGAAGAAGAAGCAGCGTATGTGGGTGTTCCCAAAATTTCTTTGGGTTCTTATGAATAGGGAATTTGGCTGATGAATGGGCTCGTAAAGGTGGTACCCAAAACAGTCAACCAGTTTTTGCCTTTTCTGATCCAAGTAGCCCTGTGGAAGGGTCTTCAGCCGGTCTAATAAGGGGGCCAAGGGAATTTCAATGAGTTTGCATGCAGAGGAACTTATAGCGGGAATGCTTATACCATCTGGTTTGTAATATTCAATGCCCCTGAAAATTGTGCCACCAGTCCATGCGGTGAACCAGACATTTTTAATCCTGAAACCATGACAGATGTTTCCTTTGGAGGAGGAAATATCGCAGGAAATTCCTCTATAACCATAAGTGGCCATAAAAAAGTAGGAGACTTGTCTGGATCTGCTATGCCTTTTTTTAATGACTTGTTGGGATTAGATATTCCGATATTCGGCTTAATAGACCCTTGGGGTGCAGAAGTGCATTTGGTGCTTCGAAGTCATGGTCCAAAAGTACCTGCTAATATGCCGGATTTAATCAATTCATTTGATGGAGGATGTACCACTTTTCTCGATGCTGGTCAGGTTACTGATGACCCTGGAGAATGTGCCGATTCCCATTTCGCTATTTTTCAACCTTAAAAAACATTTTGTCTTAAGGGCGGGCAAAAAAGCTCGCCTTTTTTTACCCATTTCAATTGAAAAAAGTGGTTTCTATTTCTAATACTGATTGAATTCCCTATTTCTTCAAAAGTGTGAAATTATTCACCTTAAGTAGGGGCTAATATGAGGTAGAAGATACCGGCGGTGTATTTGATAGGGATTATTCCATCTTTTCCTGAAGCGTTAGAAAAATAACAGGGTTATCTGAACTTTTGGTTATTCATGGAAGCCTAATGTGAATCGCTTTCAGAATTCTACCTTAGCTAGGTAATCAAAGAGAATTATTGTGTACACTCAGTTGACAGATGAATTGATGTCCAATTATCAAATGTAATTTTTAATAACAGTAAATCTATAAAATTCGATTCCGGCAATTACCAACTGGAAGTTTTCTTGTGACCAATTTTATCTCACTAACTTGATTAAGTTGAGTAATAAAGAAAATCATAATCCCAAGATCAGCTTATAAGGATTAATGATAAAATGAGAGGTCACCTAAATCTCCATCAGTAGCAACAGCTGCTGGATATTCTTTCCCGGTGTAATGATCTCGTGCATACCAATTTGAATTTTACAATCCCCAATTTAAGATATGGATTAGTGAAGGTGATTTTCCACTAATTGAGGATACATACAATGGCTCCATTGGAAAAGAAAGCCCTTTCCCAAAAGCTTTAAGTAAAGCTTCCTTTCTTGTCTAAAATTGAATAAATATTTCCGGTCTTTTTTCCTGAGTAATTTCCTTTATTAACCTGATTTCCCTCTTAAAAAAAAATTACGGATAAAATGATCATAAGAAACATCATGTCGAATTTGCTCAATTTCGATCCTAACATTCCGATTTTTAGAAAAATCTAAAGGGCTTTGTTGCTGGAATGTGATAGATCGAAATTGATGTTTTCCCAACCAATTTCTGGTCTTAATTGGGGTTTCCCATATTTAATAATCAAATTGAATTTGATCGGGTTTTATCTCTATATAAAAGCCCAAGATTTGACGTAACAATCCACGTGCAGCAATTGATTGGATTTTATTTTTTTCAAAATGAAGCCTTCCAACCTTTTCAAGCTCCTCAATAGAAAGTATTGATGTTAAATATTTTCTTTGCCTTCACCTAAATCAAGGGAGAATCGCCAAATATGAACCGTGCCTTTAGGGGTGACATAATTGGAATCGAATGTTGTCAATGAACTAGATGTTTGGTCATATTTTACTTTCTTTTTTCTAGTTGCATCAGTATCCCATTTTTGGGTCTGAGGTTTAATAATTGGGCCATTTCCACCACTTGATCCGGCACCAATTTTAGCCGCCAAATTGAGAGATTGAAGCGATAACCATAACCCCCTCTAACCAGGCATAATGCTGACCAATACATGAACGTGGACCTTCACTGAATGGAAAATACTCATATTTTGATTTTTGTCGATTAGTGGAAGGTGCCCAAGATTGAGGATTGAACTTCATGGGGTCTTTATGAAACCTTGAATCGTGATGTATCAGGTAAGGGCTCATCAAGACAATGGTTCCCTTAGGATGAAATAATCGCCGATTGTTAAATTTGAACGGGCTTCTCGGACGATAACATAAATAGGGGGGTATAACCGCATTGCTTCTGTGAAAACCATTTTGGTAAATTTCAACTTTGGATAATCATCCAAAGTAGGTTGCCGACCTTGTAATACTTGGTCGACTTCTTCATGTAATTCTTCCTCAGCTAGTGGATTTTGCGAAAGGAGGTACCAGGTCCAGGTAAGAGCAAGGGAAGTAGTGTCAAATGCGGTGAGTAATAGAGTAAGGGCTTCATCCCGGATTTCCTCATTGCTGATCCCACGATCTTTTTTATTTTGTTTCTTGGGCTAAAAGTAGCAGGGAAAGTAAATCACCTTTGTCTAATTTAGTTTTCCCGCGCTCTTCAATAATTTTATAAATGATTTTATCCAATCGACTTTTTGCTTTAAAAATCTAATAGAGCCTGGAAGAGGAAGCTTAAGCAAATATTCCGCAAATGGAAGGGTTACCCTTCCAAAAATATCCATTATAGATTCAAATTCCTGATTAATTTCTGCAGCTTCTTCTTCTAAATCAACACCAAACATGGTCTTTCCAGCAATTCCGGTACTCATTCTGACCATTTCTTTAAAAATATCCACCGATGTCCCATTTTTCCAGCCGTTCATTAACCTTGAGGCAAATTCTGACATGACAGGGGAATAAATGTCCATCATTTTCCGGTGAAATGCCGGTTGCATTATTCGCGAATGGTGCTTATGAAAATCCCCTTCACTAGTAAGCAATCCCTCTCCTAATAGTTCTTTTGCCATTTTTAGGGGCCTACCTTTGACGAAATTATCCTGTTGTGTGGAAAGCACTTCTTTGATAAAGTCCGGGTGATTTAACAGTAAAATTCGAAGATGTCCTATTTTAAATTGAGCAATATGGAGATATTGCTCAATTTAAAATAGGACATCTTCGAATTTTACTGTTAAATCACCCGGACTTTATCAAAGAAGTGCTTTCCACACAACAGGATAATTTCGTCAAAGGTAGGCCCCTAAAAATGGCAAAAGAACTATTAGGAGAGGGATTGCTTACTAGTGAAGGGGATTTTCATAAGCACCATTCGCGAATAATGCAACCGGCATTTCACCGGAAATGATGGACATTTATTCCCCTGTCATGTCAGAATTTGCCTCAAGGTTAATGAACGGCTGGAAAATGGGACATCGGTGGATATTTTTAAAGAAATGGTCAGAATGAGTACCGGAATTGCTGGAAAGACCATGTTTGGTGTTGATTTAGAAGAAGAAGCTGCAGAAATTAATCAGGAATTTGAATCTATAATGGATATTTTTGGAAGGGTAACCCTTCCATTTGCGGAATATTTGCTTAAGCTTCCTCTTCCAGGCTCTATTAGATTTTTTAAAGCAAAAAGTCGATTGGATAAAATCATTTATAAAATTATTGAAGAGCGCCGGAAAACTAAATTACAAAGGTGATTTACTTTCCCTGCTACTTTTAGCCCAAGAAACAAATAAAAAAGATCGTGGGATCAGCAATGAGGAAATCCGGGATGAAGCCCTTACTCTATTACTCACCGCATTTGACACTACTTCCCTTGCTCTTACCTGGACCTGGTACCTCCTTTCGCAAAATCCACTAGCTGAGGAAGAATTACATGAAGAAGTCGACCAAGTATTACAAGGTCGGCAACCTACTTTGGATGATTATCCAAAGTTGAAATTTACCAAATGGTTTTCACAGAAGCAATGCGGTTATACCCCCTATTTATGTTATCGTCCGAGAAGCCCGTTCAAATTTAACAATCGGCGATTATTTCATTCCTAAGGGAACCATTGTCTTGATGAGCCCTTACCTGATACATCACGATTCAAGTTTCATAAAGACCCCATGAAGTTCAATCCTCAATCTTGGGCACCTTCCACTAATCGACAAAAATCAAAATATGAGTATTTTCCATTCAGTGAAGGTCCACGTTCATGTATTGGTCAGCATTATGCCTGGTTAGAGGGGGTTATGGTTATCGCTTCAATCTCTCAATTTTGGCGGCTAAAATTGGTGCCGGATCAAGTGGTGGAAATGGCCCAATTATTAAACCTCAGACCCAAAATGGGATACTGATGCAACTAGAAAAAAGAAAGTAAAATACCAAACATCTAGTTCATTGACAACATTCGATTCCAATTATGTCACCCCTAAAGGCACGGTTCATATTTGGCGATTCTCCCTTGATTTAGGTGAAGGCAAAGAAAATATTTAACATCAATACTTTCTATTGAGGAGCTTGAAAAGGTTGGAAGGCTTCATTTTGAAAAAAATAAAATCCAATCAATTGCTGCACGTGGATTGTTACGTCAAATCTTGGGCTTTTATATAGAGATAAAACCCGATCAAATTCAATTTGATTATTAAATATGGGAACCCCAATTAAGACCAGAAATTGGTTGGGAAAACATCAATTTCGATCTATCACATTCCAGCAACAAAGCCCTTTTAGATTTTTCTAAAATCGGAATGTTAGGATCGAAATTGAGCAAATTCGACATGATGTTTCTTATGATCATTTTATCCGTATTTTTTTTTAAGAGGGAAATCAGGTTAATAAAGAAATTACTCAGGAAAAAAGACCGAAATATTTATTCAATTTTAGACAAGAAAGGAAGCTTTACTTAAAGCTTTTGGAAAGGGCTTTCTTTTCCAATGGAGCCATTGTATGTATCCTCAATTAGTGGAAAATCACCTTCACTAATCCATATCTTAAATTGGGGATTGTAAAATTCAAATTGGTATGCACGAGATCATTACACCGGGAAAGAATATCCAGCAGCTGTTGCTACTGATGGAGATTTAGGTGACCTCTCATTTTATCATTAATCCTTATAAGCTGATCTTGGGATTATGATTTTCTTTATTACTCAACTTAATCAAGTTAGTGAGATAAAATTGGTCACAAGAAAACTTCAGTTGGTAATTGCCGAATCGAATTTTATAGATTTACTGTTATTAAAAATTACATTTGATAATTGGACATCAATTCATCTGTCAACTGAGTGTACACAATAATTCTCTTTGATTACCTAGCTAAGGTAGAATTCTGAAAGCGATTCACATTAGGCTTCCATGAATAACCAAAGTTCAGATAACCCTGTTATTTTTTCTAACGCTTCAGGAAAAGATGGAATAATCCC
The genomic region above belongs to Echinicola jeungdonensis and contains:
- a CDS encoding transposase, with amino-acid sequence MFLKAYLNTSDRQLIERFNTDWSLQYFCGKVLAADQQIRDLTIMTRIRAYIEEHCHWEQIQEVLMDHWKQDVDNSHVLLMDATCYESYVRFPTDPNYSGNAASGCLKSNCSKNVNNWA
- a CDS encoding nucleoside deaminase gives rise to the protein MTEQQRTFMEMAISLAKEGMSSGKGGPFGCIVVKEGVVIGKGNNSVLSTNDPTAHAEIMAIRDACKSLGHFQLEDCEVYSSCEPCPMCLGAIYWARPKRVFLPIPERMPPMLG
- a CDS encoding TlpA family protein disulfide reductase; protein product: MNYKISILVLYLISLPLWAQGQTESMDSKGMELPDFTLVDLEGNTISSEDFKGGYLVIHIATTWCPFCNAEAPYLEELAQNYRNKNVKVLIIDVKEPASLVKRKTARPFQFSFPVILDEDGTGRQVLPLRTYCPTWPGDEVMLASNILVDLEGNIQYMSLLDSKNFDAKLLGLKAKLDELLSEN
- a CDS encoding cytochrome P450; the encoded protein is MEQYGDIAQFKIGHLRILLLNHPDFIKEVLSTQQDNFVKGRPLKMAKELLGEGLLTSEGDFHKHHSRIMQPAFHRK
- a CDS encoding cytochrome P450; this encodes MKSAGKLNYKGDLLSLLLLAQETNKKDRGISNEEIRDEALTLLLTAFDTTSLALTWTWYLLSQNPLAEEELHEEVDQVLQGRQPTLDDYPKLKFTKWFSQKQCGYTPYLCYRPRSPFKFNNRRLFHS